The following proteins are co-located in the Cupriavidus pauculus genome:
- a CDS encoding tripartite tricarboxylate transporter substrate binding protein BugE — MQRRPLLKVLAAATAFAAASLTLPAFAEGYPTKPITLVVPFPAGGTTDIVARIVADKLGQQLGQAVVVDNRGGAGGSIGTGYLAKAAPDGYTLGIATASTHGINPAVYPRLQYDATKDFTTITNLASVPNVMSINPAVKATDMKSFIALAKSEPNKLAYGSAGNGSVSHMMGELFKMSSKTELLHVPYKGVGPALNDALAGQVQILFDNLPSSLPFIEGGKLRALAVAAPKRVAALPNVPTFAELGLPEVNDAAWFGLIAPAKLPADIQAKLNAAAIKVLAMPEVKAKLEKLGATPVGDTPQHFAQQITAEVAKNKKVAAAAKISLD; from the coding sequence CCTGCTGAAAGTCCTTGCCGCCGCCACCGCCTTCGCGGCCGCCAGCCTGACCCTGCCCGCCTTTGCCGAGGGCTATCCGACCAAGCCGATCACGCTCGTCGTGCCGTTCCCGGCCGGCGGCACTACCGACATCGTCGCGCGCATCGTGGCCGACAAGCTCGGCCAGCAACTGGGCCAGGCCGTGGTCGTGGACAACCGCGGCGGCGCCGGCGGCAGCATCGGCACGGGCTACCTGGCCAAGGCCGCGCCGGACGGCTACACGCTCGGCATCGCCACCGCATCGACGCACGGCATCAACCCGGCCGTCTACCCGCGCCTGCAGTACGACGCGACCAAGGATTTCACGACGATCACGAACCTGGCCTCGGTGCCGAACGTGATGAGCATCAACCCGGCGGTCAAGGCCACCGACATGAAGTCGTTCATCGCGCTGGCCAAGTCCGAGCCGAACAAGCTGGCCTATGGCTCGGCCGGCAACGGCAGCGTGTCGCACATGATGGGCGAGCTGTTCAAGATGAGCAGCAAGACCGAACTGCTGCACGTGCCGTACAAGGGTGTGGGCCCGGCGCTGAACGACGCGCTGGCCGGCCAGGTCCAGATCCTGTTCGACAACCTGCCGTCGTCGCTGCCATTCATCGAAGGCGGCAAGCTGCGCGCGCTGGCCGTGGCCGCCCCGAAGCGCGTGGCCGCCCTGCCGAACGTGCCTACCTTTGCCGAACTGGGCTTGCCCGAGGTCAATGACGCCGCCTGGTTTGGCCTGATCGCCCCGGCCAAGCTGCCGGCCGACATCCAGGCCAAGCTGAACGCGGCCGCGATCAAGGTGCTGGCCATGCCCGAGGTCAAGGCCAAGCTGGAAAAGCTCGGCGCGACCCCGGTGGGCGACACGCCGCAGCACTTCGCGCAGCAGATCACCGCCGAGGTGGCCAAGAACAAGAAGGTGGCCGCCGCCGCCAAGATCTCGCTCGACTAA
- a CDS encoding N-formylglutamate amidohydrolase has translation MTEADRKTAESPYFLQMPEGECGPLFLDSPHSCTTYPADFRFAANLPLPLLRQAEDTFVDELYAGAPARGIPLLAAGFPRSYLDANRGLTEIDEALLDAPWPGLKQETSKTRLGKGLVWRVLDTGEPIYDRKLGVAELQARIDTYYLPYYAQLQRLSDAAVARHGHMFHINCHSMPSEAAKFATEHPGLQHPDFVVGDRDGTTCDTRFTDRVEAVLKEMGYDVWRNHPYKGVEIVRVVGQPQASRHSLQLEVNRKLYMDEVGLAKSAGFDKLQRDLDALMDDLLRFARTF, from the coding sequence ATGACCGAAGCAGACCGAAAGACCGCGGAAAGCCCGTACTTCCTGCAGATGCCGGAAGGCGAGTGCGGCCCGCTCTTTCTTGATTCCCCGCATAGCTGCACCACGTACCCGGCCGATTTTCGCTTTGCGGCCAACCTGCCCCTGCCGCTGCTGCGGCAGGCGGAAGACACGTTCGTGGACGAGCTCTACGCCGGCGCGCCCGCGCGCGGCATTCCGCTGCTGGCCGCCGGCTTTCCGCGCAGCTACCTCGACGCCAACCGCGGCCTGACGGAAATTGACGAGGCGCTGCTGGACGCGCCGTGGCCGGGCCTGAAGCAGGAAACGTCCAAGACGCGCCTGGGCAAGGGCCTGGTCTGGCGCGTGCTGGACACCGGCGAGCCGATCTACGACCGCAAGCTCGGCGTGGCCGAGCTGCAGGCGCGCATCGACACGTACTACCTGCCGTACTACGCCCAGCTGCAGCGGCTGTCGGACGCGGCCGTGGCGCGCCACGGGCATATGTTCCACATCAATTGCCACTCGATGCCCAGCGAGGCCGCTAAGTTTGCGACCGAGCATCCGGGGCTGCAGCATCCGGACTTCGTCGTGGGCGACCGCGACGGCACCACCTGCGACACCCGGTTCACCGACCGCGTGGAGGCCGTGCTCAAGGAGATGGGCTACGACGTGTGGCGCAACCACCCGTACAAGGGCGTGGAGATCGTGCGCGTGGTGGGCCAGCCGCAGGCCAGCCGCCACAGCCTGCAGCTGGAGGTCAACCGCAAGCTCTACATGGACGAGGTGGGGCTGGCAAAATCGGCCGGCTTCGACAAGCTCCAGCGCGACCTCGACGCGCTGATGGACGACCTGCTGCGCTTCGCGCGCACGTTCTGA
- a CDS encoding BspC domain-containing protein — translation MIRRISELFGSQLRMLTAAVAGAIALAGCATAPTDDNATAATPAASPTATPATAPTPASAVKPPPIVNKTPPPTTTVTLPDKGRVSLAEYRTQMRQQLMKSENAAADVADCAAHASWVVPRSATYDALKIPTGALSAGQAMEERWEGRFSPGKQAVPVSSVVTFNATAHKRRGEAQWQPVRVRCGYNDGMMLAYELLDSNGDTIIEPAAAPAVATSATQSKKKGKSSAKSTTSKSKAKSTSSTKNSASSKTKKKQ, via the coding sequence GTGATCAGACGAATTTCCGAACTGTTTGGCAGCCAGCTCCGCATGCTGACTGCCGCAGTGGCAGGCGCCATCGCGCTGGCCGGCTGCGCCACCGCGCCGACCGACGACAACGCCACGGCCGCCACGCCGGCCGCTTCGCCCACCGCCACACCCGCCACCGCGCCCACCCCGGCATCGGCCGTCAAGCCGCCTCCGATCGTCAACAAGACGCCACCGCCGACCACCACGGTCACCCTGCCCGACAAGGGCCGCGTCAGCCTGGCCGAGTACCGGACCCAGATGCGCCAGCAGTTGATGAAATCGGAAAATGCCGCGGCCGATGTGGCCGACTGCGCCGCCCACGCGAGCTGGGTGGTGCCGCGATCGGCCACCTACGACGCCCTGAAGATTCCCACCGGCGCGCTGTCCGCCGGCCAGGCCATGGAAGAACGCTGGGAAGGCCGCTTCTCGCCCGGCAAGCAGGCCGTGCCGGTCAGCTCCGTGGTCACGTTCAACGCCACCGCGCACAAGCGCCGCGGCGAGGCCCAATGGCAGCCCGTGCGCGTCCGCTGCGGCTACAACGACGGCATGATGCTCGCGTACGAACTGCTGGACAGCAACGGCGACACGATCATCGAACCCGCCGCCGCACCGGCCGTGGCCACGTCGGCCACGCAGAGCAAGAAGAAAGGCAAGAGCAGCGCCAAGTCGACGACATCGAAGTCGAAGGCCAAGTCGACGTCATCGACGAAGAACTCGGCGTCGTCGAAGACGAAGAAGAAGCAGTAG